From a single Cytophagales bacterium WSM2-2 genomic region:
- the glnQ gene encoding amino acid ABC transporter ATP-binding protein produces the protein MAAYEQKDIILHVENLSIAYGEQVIIKDVNLMERNVTRTDVVQGQIIAVLGRSGRGKSTLFKALTGLVPPTTGRVLIPDYSQQPTNGTQPAKHVTEGDVGFVDQKYTLFRHKTVLDAAMYALRNADLKTQEKHDRVMSYLTDWGLEKVKSQYPNELSGGQKQRVAIIEQLLSSGHYIVLDEPFSGLDVGNIYNVKKAFKLIENSHELNTIIFSTHDIELAAELADSIYVMGYPKKEDGSLTSTGTIIKHFDLKAMGIAWQNEFTSSHLDVVREIKSVMMNS, from the coding sequence ATGGCTGCATACGAACAAAAAGATATTATCCTTCATGTAGAAAATCTGAGTATTGCCTATGGCGAACAGGTAATCATTAAGGACGTTAACCTGATGGAGCGCAACGTCACCCGGACGGATGTGGTTCAGGGGCAGATCATTGCGGTACTAGGCCGTTCAGGACGCGGAAAATCAACATTGTTTAAGGCGTTGACCGGACTTGTTCCACCCACTACGGGACGCGTTCTGATTCCTGATTATTCACAGCAGCCGACCAACGGCACACAGCCTGCAAAACATGTTACGGAAGGCGATGTTGGGTTTGTAGATCAGAAGTACACGCTCTTCCGTCATAAGACAGTGCTTGATGCAGCAATGTACGCACTCAGAAACGCTGATTTGAAGACACAAGAGAAGCATGATAGAGTCATGAGCTATCTCACAGACTGGGGACTCGAAAAAGTGAAGAGCCAATACCCGAACGAATTGTCGGGAGGGCAGAAGCAGCGAGTGGCGATCATTGAACAGCTTTTATCTTCAGGACACTACATCGTTTTGGATGAACCATTCTCCGGTCTCGATGTGGGCAATATTTACAATGTGAAGAAAGCCTTCAAATTGATTGAAAACAGCCACGAACTGAATACGATTATTTTCAGCACACATGACATTGAACTGGCTGCTGAGTTGGCTGACTCTATTTATGTCATGGGCTACCCGAAAAAAGAGGATGGATCATTGACATCCACCGGCACAATTATCAAGCATTTTGATTTGAAAGCCATGGGCATTGCCTGGCAGAATGAGTTCACTTCGAGTCACCTTGATGTGGTCAGGGAGATTAAGTCAGTGATGATGAACAGTTGA